In Helianthus annuus cultivar XRQ/B chromosome 3, HanXRQr2.0-SUNRISE, whole genome shotgun sequence, a single window of DNA contains:
- the LOC118490363 gene encoding uncharacterized protein LOC118490363 yields MESKYTCINNVPLGCTGWVRQRYRQQHMPHDISTAIKILSRGKRICGERMPHAAEMRRGVSGRAQYLLNQSSFKKNGLEETTPCVFGQEGKMRGEMTWHNMIGFNNQITSTRIIGVNLKGMWSGPWESWKDVPNEDKKRLFERFHCYFQWEEKWNGEIYSCWERCIAGKIPDLLCMVRDQAKETAKSKDVQVEDDMSVLIDFKPPWIKTETWKQMIEIWNTPE; encoded by the exons ATGGAGAGTAAGTACACATGCATTAATAATGTTCCTTTAGGGTGTACGGGGTGGGTTAGGCAAAGGTATCGGCAACAGCATATGCCGCACGACATATCCACCGCCATCAAGATCTTGTCGCGCGGTAAAAGGATTTGCGGGGAAAGAATGCCGCATGCGGCAGAGATGAGGAGAGGGGTAAGTGGTAGGGCCCAATATCTTCTTAACCAATcatcttttaaaaaaaatggttTGGAGGAAACCACCCCTTGTGTTTTTGGGCAAGAAGGGAAAATGAGAGGGGAAATGACATGGCACAATATGATTGG ATTTAATAATCAAATAACGTCTACGCGGATTATTGGAGTAAACCTAAAGGGTATGTGGTCCGGTCCATGGGAAAGTTGGAAAGATGTTCCTAATGAGGACAAAAAGCGGTTGTTTGAACGATTCCAT TGTTATTTTCAGTGGGAGGAGAAATGGAATGGTGAAATATATAGTTGCTGGGAGCGGTGCATTGCTGGTAAAATTCCGGATTTGTTGTGTATGGTACGAGATCAAGCTAAAGAGACGGCGAAAAGTAAAGATGTACAAGTTGAAGACGATATGTCTGTTCTTATTGATTTTAAACCACCATGGATCAAAACAGAGACATGGAAACAAATGATTGAGATCTGGAACACACCCGAATAG
- the LOC110928585 gene encoding ent-copalyl diphosphate synthase, chloroplastic produces the protein MKTTGVISPATTFHHRSSLVATSHCLPPSTRSVPLRNNNFQCKAVSKSRTQEYYDALHKNEAPLINWDDDNVGDHVDTNKIWYPNGEIKQFIETIKAMFGLMNDGEISVSAYDTAWVALVQDVNGGGSPQFPSSLEWIANNQLPDGSWGDRVLFLAHDRIINTLACVIALTSWNVHPSKCEKGVKFLKENLCKLEDENEQHMPIGFEVAFPSLIDIARKLKIEIPDDTPALKEIYARRKLKLTKIPMEVLHKVPTTLLHSLEGMTDLEWEKLLKLQCKDGSFLFSPSSTAFALMNTKDEKCLQYLTNIVTKFNGGVPNVYPVDLFEHIWVVDRLQRLGISRYFESEIKDCVEYIYKYWTKNGICWAKNSNLQDIDDTAMGFRVLRMHGYEITPDVFRQFEKDGRFVCFAGQSTQAVTGMFNLYRASQVLFPGEKILEDAKKFSYDYLKEKQLINELLDKWIIAKDLPGEVGYAINIPWFASLPRLETRCYLEHYGGEDDVWIGKTLYRMGNVSNSKYLEMAKLDYNNCLAIHQLEWNTIQEWYHKSGIEKFETSNITSLLVSYYLAAASIFEPERSAERIAWTKTDILVHTISSYFDSSQLSNEDRTAFLDEFKNRSSFKQHFKNEPWYKVMVALQKTLHELALDALMAHSQNIHPQLHHAWEMWLTKWHDGVEVTGDAELMVQTINMTAGRWVSKELITHPQYQRLSTVTNNICLELSKFHNSKENRTTCDNGVRNYTMIDSEMQELVQLVLGDSPDGLEQDLKQTFLSVARTLYYQAYCDPKTINAHISKVFEIVI, from the exons ATGAAGACGACGGGGGTCATCTCTCCGGCCACCACCTTCCACCACCGCTCTTCTTTGGTGGCCACTTCTCATTGTCTTCCTCCGTCCACCA GAAGTGTACCTCTTAGAAACAACAATTTCCAATGCAAAGCCGTATCGAAGTCGCGTACACAAG AGTACTATGATGCACTTCACAAGAACGAGGCTCCATTAATCAACTGGGACGATGACAACGTAGGAGATCACGTCGACACAAATAAG ATTTGGTATCCAAATGGCGAGATTAAACAATTTATTGAGACAATTAAAGCAATGTTCGGTTTGATGAATGATGGAGAAATAAGTGTGTCGGCATATGATACGGCTTGGGTTGCACTCGTGCAAGATGTTAATGGTGGTGGTTCCCCCCAGTTTCCATCAAGTTTGGAGTGGATCGCGAATAATCAACTGCCTGATGGGTCGTGGGGGGACCGTGTGCTGTTTTTAGCTCATGATAGGATCATTAATACGCTAGCTTGTGTTATCGCGCTAACTTCTTGGAACGTTCATCCTAGTAAATGTGAAAAAG GAGTGAAATTTCTTAAAGAAAACTTATGTAAACTTGAAGACGAGAATGAGCAACATATGCCGATCGGTTTTGAAGTAGCGTTCCCTTCGCTTATAGACATCGCAAGGAAGCTAAAAATTGAAATCCCGGATGATACTCCTGCCTTGAAAGAAATCTATGCGCGACGAAAACTAAAGCTCACAAA GATACCGATGGAAGTTTTACACAAAGTGCCCACAACTTTACTTCATAGTTTGGAAGGAATGACAGATTTGGAGTGGGAAAAACTTCTAAAATTGCAATGTAAAGATGGGTCATTTCTCTTTTCTCCATCATCTACTGCTTTTGCACTCATGaatacaaaagatgaaaagtgtCTTCAATATCTAACAAATATTGTTACCAAATTCAACGGTGGAG TTCCAAATGTCTACCCAGTGGATCTTTTCGAGCATATTTGGGTAGTTGATCGGCTTCAACGACTTGGTATTTCTCGTTATTTTGAGTCCGAGATTAAGGATTGTGTTGAATATATCTATAAGTATTGGACAAAGAATGGGATTTGTTGGGCGAAAAACTCAAACTTACAAGATATTGATGATACCGCGATGGGATTTAGGGTGTTAAGAATGCATGGTTATGAAATTACTCCAG ATGTATTTCGACAATTTGAGAAAGATGGTCGATTCGTATGCTTTGCTGGCCAATCAACGCAAGCGGTTACCGGGATGTTCAATTTGTATAGGGCTTCTCAAGTGCTCTTCCCTGGAgaaaaaattcttgaagatgccAAGAAGTTTTCATATGATTATTTGAAGGAAAAACAGTTGATAAACGAGCTACTTGATAAATGGATCATCGCGAAAGACTTGCCCGGCGAG GTTGGATACGCGATTAACATACCATGGTTTGCGAGCTTACCTCGACTCGAGACTAGATGTTACTTAGAGCACTATGGGGGCGAGGATGATGTTTGGATTGGGAAAACCCTATACAG GATGGGGAATGTGAGCAATAGTAAGTACCTAGAAATGGCTAAGTTGGACTACAATAACTGTCTAGCCATCCATCAGCTCGAATGGAACACAATTCAGGA ATGGTATCATAAGTCTGGCATCGAAAAGTTTGAGACTAGTAATATTACAAGTCTTTTAGTCTCATATTACTTGGCTGCAGCCAGCATATTCGAGCCAGAAAGGTCTGCGGAGCGAATCGCGTGGACCAAAACCGACATATTAGTCCACACCATCTCCTCATATTTCGACTCGTCACAGCTCTCAAATGAGGACAGAACAGCTTTTCTTGACGAATTTAAAAACAGATCGTCTTTCAAACAACATTTCAA AAATGAACCATGgtacaaggttatggttgcactACAAAAAACTCTACATGAGCTTGCTTTGGACGCACTCATGGCTCACAGTCAAAACATCCACCCACAACTCCACCATGCC TGGGAGATGTGGTTGACGAAGTGGCATGATGGAGTAGAGGTGACAGGAGATGCGGAACTGATGGTACAAACGATAAACATGACCGCTGGCCGATGGGTATCGAAAGAGCTCATAACTCATCCTCAATATCAACGACTCTCAACTGTCACTAACAACATTTGTCTTGAATTATCTAAGTTCCATAACTCCAAG GAGAACCGCACCACATGTGACAATGGGGTTAGAAATTACACTATGATAGATTCGGAAATGCAAGAGCTGGTGCAACTTGTATTGGGCGACTCACCCGATGGTCTTGAACAGGATCTGAAGCAGACGTTCCTAAGTGTCGCAAGAACCTTGTACTACCAAGCGTACTGTGACCCAAAGACGATAAATGCCCATATCTCTAAAGTATTTGAGATTGTAATTTGA